The Trinickia acidisoli genome includes a window with the following:
- a CDS encoding methyl-accepting chemotaxis protein encodes MNFSHMKVASRLGIGFALVSALLVLVTAFALLRMSALETSMVEITDVNSVEASLANRLDESISNRALALRNLILLQADQQSQVEIETQRFDEETEAYDDSRAKLAKLFELPGTTSQETSLLQQINQQGELSLQLMQKAKTLALSGQRDDAYHVLRAELRPIQAKWWAYVRQLRDLEHKQNDELTANAKASYASSRIGIFALALAALAVGVASAVLITRGIIKQLGGEPADAADAADRVATGDLTTDVVVRPDDHTSLMHAMRTMRESLVSIVGQVHLSTGAIASAAGQIASGNLDLSSRTEEQAASLEQTAASMEELTATVKRNSEHARQANELAASASHVSARAGGVVSEVVQTMGAINQASQKIVEIIGVIDGIAFQTNILALNAAVEAARAGEQGRGFAVVASEVRSLAQRSATAAKEIKALIGGSVEQVEVGNRLVDEAGVTMKEVLDSVKRVTLIMGEIMSASEEQATGIEQINQALTQMDQVTQQNAALVEEAAAAAESMREQASTLVSAVSVFKLRQGEHDVATHERAAPPPSRRLAKRAASAMLAYEPA; translated from the coding sequence ATGAACTTTTCCCACATGAAAGTGGCGAGCCGCCTCGGAATCGGGTTTGCGTTGGTTTCGGCTCTGCTCGTTCTCGTTACCGCCTTCGCGCTGCTGCGCATGTCCGCGCTCGAAACGTCGATGGTCGAAATCACCGACGTGAACTCCGTCGAAGCGAGCCTCGCCAATCGGCTCGACGAAAGCATCTCCAATCGTGCGCTGGCTTTGCGCAATTTGATCCTGCTGCAGGCCGATCAGCAAAGCCAAGTCGAGATCGAAACGCAGCGTTTCGACGAAGAAACCGAGGCCTATGACGACAGCCGGGCGAAGCTCGCCAAGCTGTTCGAGTTGCCGGGTACGACTTCCCAGGAAACGTCGCTGCTGCAGCAGATCAATCAACAAGGCGAACTCTCGCTGCAACTCATGCAGAAAGCGAAAACGCTCGCGTTGTCGGGGCAGCGCGACGACGCCTATCACGTGCTGCGCGCCGAGCTGCGGCCGATCCAGGCGAAGTGGTGGGCCTACGTGCGCCAGTTGCGCGATCTCGAGCACAAACAGAACGACGAGCTGACGGCGAACGCCAAGGCATCCTACGCATCGAGCCGAATCGGCATCTTCGCGCTTGCGCTGGCGGCGCTCGCCGTCGGCGTCGCCTCCGCGGTGCTGATCACGCGCGGCATCATCAAGCAGCTCGGCGGCGAACCCGCCGACGCGGCCGACGCCGCCGATCGCGTGGCGACGGGCGATTTGACGACCGACGTCGTCGTCAGGCCCGACGATCATACGAGCCTCATGCACGCGATGAGGACGATGCGCGAGAGCCTCGTTAGCATCGTCGGTCAGGTTCACCTCAGCACGGGTGCGATTGCGTCGGCGGCGGGCCAGATCGCGAGCGGCAACCTCGATCTGTCCTCGCGTACCGAAGAGCAAGCCGCTTCGCTCGAGCAGACGGCCGCGTCGATGGAAGAACTGACGGCCACGGTCAAGCGCAATTCCGAGCACGCACGGCAAGCGAACGAACTCGCCGCATCGGCTTCGCACGTATCGGCGCGCGCCGGGGGCGTCGTCTCCGAGGTCGTGCAGACGATGGGCGCGATCAATCAGGCGTCGCAAAAGATCGTCGAAATCATCGGCGTGATCGACGGCATCGCATTCCAAACGAACATCCTCGCACTGAACGCTGCGGTCGAAGCGGCGCGCGCCGGCGAGCAAGGTCGCGGCTTCGCCGTCGTGGCATCCGAAGTGCGCTCGCTCGCGCAGCGTTCGGCTACGGCAGCCAAAGAGATCAAGGCGCTGATCGGCGGCTCGGTCGAACAGGTCGAAGTGGGCAACCGTCTCGTCGACGAAGCGGGCGTGACGATGAAGGAGGTGCTCGATAGCGTCAAACGCGTGACGCTGATCATGGGCGAGATCATGAGTGCCAGCGAAGAGCAGGCGACCGGCATCGAGCAGATCAACCAGGCGCTCACGCAAATGGACCAAGTGACGCAGCAAAACGCCGCGCTCGTCGAGGAAGCGGCTGCCGCCGCCGAATCGATGCGCGAACAGGCGAGCACGCTCGTCTCGGCCGTCAGCGTGTTCAAGCTGCGCCAAGGCGAGCACGATGTCGCGACGCACGAACGCGCGGCCCCGCCGCCGTCGCGCCGGCTGGCGAAGCGGGCGGCGAGCGCGATGCTCGCTTATGAGCCGGCCTGA
- a CDS encoding IclR family transcriptional regulator: protein MQDAPGTGAERILLVLASLAHHGKAMSVRELVGKTGLAQSTLYRQIALLKRWGFVSEDGGRYAPGPVSLQLALSFDLGSHLVEASRGAMQRLAQASGESVGLLVAVKEQVICLEMIESLHSLRCSFEKGRAVSLKAGASAKSLLAFMNERRCAQILETMFTDDEAARMALAEQLATIRTEGYVVSDSEVDPGVWGVSAPIFARTARGSPSVASITLMVPVTRVPGREAALIDATRSTAREISRRLQTD from the coding sequence ATGCAGGATGCCCCCGGGACCGGCGCCGAGCGAATCTTGCTCGTGCTCGCCTCGCTCGCCCATCACGGCAAAGCCATGTCCGTGCGCGAACTCGTCGGCAAGACAGGGCTCGCGCAGAGCACGCTCTATCGCCAAATCGCGCTGCTCAAGCGATGGGGTTTCGTCTCCGAAGACGGCGGCCGGTATGCACCGGGCCCCGTCAGCCTGCAGCTCGCGCTGTCGTTCGATCTCGGCTCGCATCTGGTCGAAGCGAGCCGCGGCGCCATGCAGCGGCTCGCTCAGGCGTCGGGTGAGAGCGTCGGGCTGCTCGTTGCGGTCAAGGAGCAGGTGATCTGTCTTGAAATGATCGAGAGCCTGCACTCGCTTCGCTGTTCGTTCGAAAAGGGCCGGGCCGTGTCGCTCAAAGCCGGCGCGTCGGCCAAGTCGCTGCTCGCGTTCATGAACGAGCGCCGCTGCGCGCAGATTCTCGAAACGATGTTCACCGACGACGAGGCGGCCCGAATGGCGCTAGCGGAGCAGCTCGCGACGATCCGCACCGAAGGCTATGTCGTCAGCGACAGCGAAGTCGACCCCGGCGTGTGGGGCGTGAGCGCTCCGATTTTCGCGCGGACCGCGCGTGGGAGCCCGAGCGTCGCGTCGATCACGCTGATGGTGCCGGTCACGCGCGTGCCGGGCCGTGAAGCCGCGTTGATCGACGCGACCCGCAGCACGGCGCGCGAGATTTCGCGCCGGCTGCAAACCGATTGA
- a CDS encoding transporter substrate-binding domain-containing protein yields MKPTRLLAALFMSAALAFAVAPRGAHAADADAGTLKVATDATFAPMEFTENGARTGFDIDLMNALAKAMGKQVQWTDIDFKGLIPGLVAHRFDVAISAIYITPERAQVVDFTEPYYAGGLVALVKADSPIKTLADLNGKKVSVQVGTKSVNYLQEHYPQVQRVEVEKNEEMFDLVGIGRADAAVTGKPAAYQFVRTRPGFRVLDEQLTTEKYGIAVRKDEPQLRDALNAAIEKIKADGTYAVIVKKWFSNK; encoded by the coding sequence ATGAAACCGACCCGTCTGCTTGCCGCGCTCTTCATGTCCGCGGCTCTCGCCTTCGCCGTCGCGCCGCGTGGCGCGCACGCCGCCGACGCCGATGCCGGCACGCTGAAGGTAGCCACCGACGCGACCTTCGCGCCCATGGAATTCACGGAAAACGGCGCACGCACGGGCTTCGACATCGACCTCATGAACGCGCTAGCCAAGGCGATGGGCAAACAGGTGCAATGGACCGACATCGACTTCAAGGGCTTGATTCCGGGCCTCGTCGCGCATCGTTTCGACGTCGCGATCTCGGCCATCTACATCACGCCCGAGCGCGCACAGGTGGTCGACTTTACCGAGCCCTACTACGCGGGCGGCCTCGTCGCGCTCGTGAAGGCCGATTCGCCGATCAAGACGCTCGCCGATCTGAACGGCAAGAAGGTTTCGGTCCAAGTCGGCACGAAGTCGGTGAACTACCTGCAGGAACACTATCCGCAAGTGCAGCGCGTCGAGGTGGAGAAGAACGAGGAGATGTTCGATCTCGTCGGCATCGGACGCGCCGACGCGGCCGTGACGGGCAAGCCCGCGGCCTACCAGTTCGTGCGGACGCGGCCCGGCTTTCGCGTGCTCGACGAACAATTGACGACGGAGAAGTATGGGATCGCCGTGCGCAAGGACGAACCGCAACTGCGCGACGCGCTCAATGCCGCGATCGAGAAGATCAAGGCCGACGGGACGTATGCCGTGATCGTCAAGAAGTGGTTCAGCAACAAGTAA
- a CDS encoding amino acid ABC transporter permease: protein MQLDFSPVFAGWLEILHGAAVTIEVTAASLVLSCALGLLIGIGRLSRRHKLIYGFCTAYLTFFRGTPLLVQLFLLFFGLPQFNVMLPAFFCGVIGLGLYSASYVSEIVRGAIQSIDRGQTEAARSIGMSSSLAMRTVILPQAIVRMIPPLGNEFIALIKNSALVSLLTIDDLMHEGQKIISVSYRSLEVYLVIALVYLVLTSTTNFLLQRAEQRLRAGGMVQ from the coding sequence ATGCAACTCGATTTTTCTCCCGTATTCGCCGGCTGGCTCGAGATTTTGCACGGCGCGGCCGTCACGATCGAAGTCACGGCGGCCTCGCTCGTCCTGAGCTGCGCGCTCGGCCTACTGATCGGCATCGGCCGGCTCTCGCGGCGACACAAACTCATCTATGGCTTCTGCACGGCCTACTTGACGTTCTTTCGCGGCACGCCCCTGCTCGTGCAGCTTTTCCTGTTGTTCTTCGGGCTGCCGCAGTTCAACGTCATGCTGCCGGCCTTCTTTTGCGGCGTGATCGGCCTGGGGCTCTATTCGGCGTCCTACGTGTCGGAGATCGTGCGCGGCGCGATTCAATCGATCGACCGGGGGCAGACGGAAGCGGCGCGCTCGATCGGGATGTCGTCGTCGCTCGCGATGCGCACCGTGATCCTGCCGCAAGCCATCGTGCGCATGATTCCGCCGCTCGGCAACGAATTCATCGCCCTGATCAAGAACTCGGCGCTCGTCTCGTTGCTAACGATCGACGATCTCATGCACGAAGGCCAGAAGATCATCAGCGTGTCCTATCGCTCGCTCGAGGTCTATCTGGTCATCGCGCTCGTCTACCTCGTGCTCACGAGCACGACGAACTTTTTGCTGCAACGCGCGGAGCAACGGCTGCGCGCCGGAGGGATGGTGCAATGA
- a CDS encoding amino acid ABC transporter ATP-binding protein: MNALPQAIAPTSDDPIVRIRGLKKSFGVHTVLNGIDFDVAPSQVVVVIGPSGSGKSTFLRCCNGLEQPEGGTVDICGHRLVDHGVMLKEHALNALRTEVGMVFQSFNLFPHLSVLGNVTLGPRKLRGASKEEAAAAAMALLEKVGLAHKAHAMPASLSGGQKQRVAIARALAMRPRVMLFDEPTSALDPELVGEVLQVMKILAGDGMTMVVVTHEMGFAKEVADVVVVMDGGVIVEAGPPQTIFSTPTQPRTRAFLQAVLSRA; the protein is encoded by the coding sequence ATGAACGCCTTGCCACAAGCGATCGCGCCCACGAGCGACGATCCCATCGTCCGCATTCGCGGCCTCAAGAAATCGTTCGGAGTCCATACGGTTTTGAACGGCATCGACTTCGACGTCGCGCCGTCGCAAGTCGTCGTCGTCATCGGGCCGAGCGGGTCCGGCAAGAGTACGTTCTTGCGCTGCTGCAACGGCCTCGAGCAGCCCGAGGGCGGTACGGTCGACATCTGCGGCCATCGGCTCGTCGATCACGGCGTGATGCTCAAGGAGCACGCGCTCAACGCGCTGCGCACCGAGGTCGGCATGGTGTTTCAGTCGTTCAATCTATTTCCGCATCTGTCGGTGCTCGGAAACGTCACGCTCGGGCCGCGCAAGCTGCGCGGCGCCTCGAAAGAGGAAGCCGCCGCCGCCGCGATGGCGCTGCTCGAGAAAGTGGGCCTCGCGCACAAAGCGCACGCGATGCCCGCCAGCCTGTCGGGCGGGCAGAAGCAGCGCGTCGCGATCGCACGCGCGCTCGCGATGCGTCCGCGCGTGATGCTGTTCGACGAGCCGACGTCGGCGCTCGATCCCGAGCTGGTCGGCGAGGTGCTGCAAGTGATGAAGATCCTTGCCGGCGACGGCATGACGATGGTCGTCGTCACGCACGAGATGGGCTTTGCCAAGGAAGTTGCGGACGTGGTCGTCGTCATGGACGGCGGCGTCATCGTCGAGGCGGGGCCGCCGCAAACGATCTTTTCCACGCCCACGCAGCCGCGCACGCGCGCGTTCCTGCAAGCCGTGCTTTCGCGCGCATGA
- the hutG gene encoding formimidoylglutamase has protein sequence MSAAFDPSVWTGRRDLGERGDTARLFERIRAYDEASASAAGAPVLIGFACDEGVRRNQGRVGAAHAPRALRRALAGLPAHRLTQCFDAGDIACAGEDLEGAQAALSEHVERVLAAGGRPVVLGGGHEVAWGTYGGLRGWLDARAQPAGDAAARAPRLLVVNFDAHFDLRTTRPGNSGTPFDQIARDCGARGVALTYACFGISELANTTALFERANEIGAHYALDLDMQERHLSERLLELDRLIAAADDIYLTIDLDVLPAGAAPGVSAPAALGVPPAVVEAMVMRVRASAKLRVADIAEYNPEYDQDSRTARAAARLVYRLL, from the coding sequence ATGAGCGCCGCCTTCGATCCGTCCGTCTGGACCGGCCGCCGCGACCTCGGCGAGCGCGGCGATACGGCGAGGCTATTCGAGCGCATCCGTGCGTACGACGAAGCATCAGCCTCGGCAGCCGGTGCCCCCGTGCTGATCGGATTCGCCTGCGATGAAGGCGTGCGACGCAATCAAGGGCGCGTCGGCGCAGCGCATGCGCCGCGGGCGTTGCGACGCGCGCTCGCCGGATTGCCCGCGCATCGGCTGACCCAATGCTTCGATGCGGGAGACATCGCATGCGCGGGCGAGGATCTCGAGGGGGCGCAAGCCGCGCTTAGCGAACACGTTGAGCGCGTGTTGGCGGCCGGCGGGCGGCCCGTCGTCCTCGGCGGCGGTCACGAAGTGGCGTGGGGCACTTATGGCGGTCTACGCGGCTGGCTCGACGCGCGTGCGCAACCTGCGGGCGACGCCGCAGCGCGCGCACCGCGACTGCTCGTCGTCAACTTCGATGCGCATTTCGATTTGCGTACGACGCGCCCCGGCAACTCGGGCACGCCTTTCGATCAGATCGCTCGCGATTGCGGGGCGCGCGGCGTAGCACTGACCTATGCCTGCTTCGGCATCAGCGAGCTGGCGAATACGACGGCACTGTTTGAACGCGCAAACGAAATCGGTGCGCATTACGCGCTCGATCTGGATATGCAGGAGCGCCACCTGAGCGAGCGGCTCTTGGAACTCGATCGATTGATCGCCGCGGCCGACGACATTTATCTGACGATCGATCTCGACGTGCTGCCTGCCGGCGCTGCGCCGGGCGTGTCCGCGCCGGCTGCGCTGGGCGTGCCGCCGGCCGTGGTCGAAGCGATGGTCATGCGCGTGCGCGCATCGGCCAAGTTGCGCGTGGCGGACATCGCCGAATACAACCCCGAGTACGACCAGGACAGCCGGACCGCTCGCGCGGCCGCCAGGCTCGTTTACCGGTTGCTTTGA
- a CDS encoding LysE family translocator, protein MSFIHWLPFALASAIVIVIPGPTVLLVVSYALGHGRRYALATTAGVALGDLTSMTASMFGLGALLAASAEWFMVLKWIGAIYLVYLGVKLWRTPVAAGGETLDVSETRTSRVVAHAYAVTALNPKSIVFFVAFVPQFMDLHAPAWPQAAVLEATFVVLATLNAFGYAMLASGARRAIRNASVQRAVNRTGGSLLMCAGVLAVAWKKAAS, encoded by the coding sequence ATGAGTTTCATTCACTGGCTGCCGTTCGCGCTCGCGTCGGCCATCGTCATCGTCATCCCGGGGCCGACGGTATTGCTCGTCGTCTCCTACGCGCTCGGGCACGGCAGGCGTTATGCGCTCGCTACGACGGCCGGCGTGGCGCTCGGCGATCTGACGTCGATGACGGCTTCGATGTTCGGTCTCGGCGCCCTGTTGGCCGCATCGGCCGAGTGGTTCATGGTCCTCAAGTGGATCGGCGCCATTTATCTCGTGTACCTCGGCGTGAAGCTGTGGCGCACGCCCGTCGCCGCGGGCGGCGAAACCCTCGACGTCTCCGAAACCCGGACGAGCCGGGTCGTGGCGCACGCCTATGCCGTCACGGCGCTCAACCCCAAGAGCATCGTGTTCTTCGTCGCGTTCGTGCCGCAGTTCATGGACTTGCACGCGCCGGCATGGCCGCAGGCAGCCGTACTCGAAGCGACGTTCGTCGTGCTGGCGACCCTGAACGCGTTCGGCTACGCGATGCTCGCGTCAGGCGCGCGCCGTGCTATTCGCAATGCATCGGTGCAGCGCGCGGTGAATCGCACCGGCGGATCGCTGTTGATGTGCGCGGGCGTGCTGGCAGTCGCGTGGAAGAAAGCCGCTTCTTGA
- the sap1 gene encoding surface attachment protein Sap1 — MKKQAGMLLVLVGLTAAATLAQAQDNVLKPQQTFQFKPNAYGCLSKDKLDSAYQHAQAGEQQQMQEYFSGFQCLSAPEHADFRVVRVVGRDVEFVNAGNDDTEGLWTHAEFIKQ, encoded by the coding sequence ATGAAAAAGCAAGCCGGCATGCTTTTGGTGCTCGTGGGATTGACTGCCGCGGCCACGCTAGCACAAGCCCAGGACAACGTCCTCAAGCCTCAACAGACTTTCCAATTCAAGCCGAACGCCTACGGCTGCTTATCGAAGGATAAACTCGATTCCGCCTATCAGCATGCGCAAGCGGGCGAACAGCAACAGATGCAGGAATACTTTTCCGGCTTCCAATGCTTGTCGGCGCCGGAGCATGCGGATTTCCGCGTCGTGCGCGTCGTCGGGCGAGATGTCGAATTCGTGAATGCCGGCAACGACGATACCGAGGGCCTTTGGACCCACGCCGAATTCATCAAGCAATAG
- a CDS encoding YaeQ family protein, translating into MALKSTIYKAELQIADMDRHYYGDHALTVARHPSETDERMMVRLAAFAFFANERLELAKGLSDTDEPDLWEKDLTGAIQTWIEVGQPDERRLAKASGRAEQVNVIAYGGRTSQIWWDGLRGKVERLRNVEVWSLAEGVGEAISRLAERTMRLQFTVQDGSAWLSSANADPVELQWTVLKARSAA; encoded by the coding sequence ATGGCCCTCAAATCGACGATCTATAAAGCCGAACTCCAAATCGCAGACATGGATCGGCATTACTACGGCGATCACGCGCTGACCGTCGCGCGCCATCCTTCCGAAACCGACGAGCGAATGATGGTGCGCCTCGCCGCCTTCGCGTTCTTCGCGAACGAGCGGCTGGAACTTGCCAAGGGGTTGTCCGACACGGACGAGCCCGACCTCTGGGAAAAGGACCTGACGGGCGCGATTCAGACGTGGATCGAAGTCGGGCAGCCCGACGAGCGGCGGCTGGCCAAGGCGAGCGGACGCGCTGAGCAGGTGAACGTGATCGCTTACGGCGGCCGCACGTCGCAAATCTGGTGGGACGGCTTGCGCGGCAAGGTAGAGCGGCTGCGCAACGTCGAAGTCTGGTCGCTCGCCGAGGGTGTCGGTGAAGCGATTTCCCGGCTCGCCGAGCGCACGATGCGGCTGCAGTTCACCGTGCAGGACGGTTCGGCGTGGCTCAGCAGCGCGAACGCGGACCCCGTCGAGCTGCAGTGGACCGTGCTGAAGGCGCGCAGCGCCGCTTAA
- a CDS encoding VOC family protein translates to MKPTIREIDHVVIRTTDPAAMTRFYCEALGCAVEKAQPDIGLTQLRAGHSMIDLLAVGASIDRADSGTPGVGRNMDHLCLRVEHYDAAQLTEHLIAHGARLGPEGRRYGADGYGQSLYLFDPEGNMIELKGPPESARVTTL, encoded by the coding sequence ATGAAGCCGACGATTCGCGAAATCGACCATGTCGTCATCCGCACGACCGACCCCGCGGCGATGACGCGCTTCTACTGCGAAGCGCTCGGATGCGCGGTCGAAAAAGCGCAGCCCGACATCGGGCTCACGCAATTGCGCGCGGGGCACTCGATGATCGATCTGCTCGCCGTCGGTGCATCGATCGATCGCGCCGACAGCGGGACGCCGGGCGTCGGCCGCAACATGGATCACCTGTGTCTGCGTGTCGAGCATTACGATGCAGCGCAACTGACCGAACATTTGATCGCGCACGGCGCACGGCTCGGTCCCGAGGGGCGAAGGTACGGCGCCGACGGGTACGGCCAGTCGCTTTACTTATTCGACCCCGAAGGCAACATGATCGAACTCAAGGGGCCGCCCGAGTCGGCACGCGTGACCACGCTTTAA
- the ada gene encoding bifunctional DNA-binding transcriptional regulator/O6-methylguanine-DNA methyltransferase Ada, producing the protein MNTAYHTDAERWDAVVERDAQADGAFFYAVATTGVFCRPSCASRLPRRENVAFYATTDDACAAGFRPCKRCRPDGLPRDMAIVERACAALDADPQARLTLAQLSEAVHVSPFHLQRLFKRIVGVSPREYQAARRGAALREALQRGEGVTRAALDAGFNSPSRLYDSVAGELGMAPSAYRKKGEGLRVHYASAATALGQVLVAATDKGICRIAFGDDAVELAQSLRHAFANAELVEDQARIAPFIDQIDAYLRGRRETFDLPLDVSTTAFRQRVWDALRHIPYGETRSYTQIAELLGVPRAVRAVASACASNQVALAIPCHRVLQKGGSLAGYRWGLARKAALLDAEARHGGVEQAPGERGENGENGENARVRRNRNINDMDDAA; encoded by the coding sequence ATGAATACCGCCTATCACACGGATGCCGAACGCTGGGATGCCGTCGTCGAGCGCGACGCGCAGGCGGACGGCGCGTTCTTCTATGCCGTCGCGACAACCGGCGTCTTCTGCCGCCCCTCGTGCGCTTCGCGCCTGCCGCGCCGCGAAAACGTCGCCTTCTACGCCACGACCGACGACGCGTGCGCGGCAGGCTTTCGGCCGTGCAAACGCTGTCGCCCGGACGGGCTGCCGCGCGACATGGCCATCGTCGAGCGCGCTTGCGCGGCCCTCGACGCCGATCCGCAAGCGCGCCTGACGCTCGCACAACTCAGCGAAGCCGTGCACGTGAGCCCGTTTCATCTGCAGCGGCTGTTCAAACGCATCGTCGGCGTGTCGCCGCGCGAATATCAGGCCGCCCGGCGAGGCGCCGCGCTGCGCGAAGCGCTTCAGCGCGGCGAAGGGGTCACGCGGGCCGCGCTCGACGCGGGCTTCAACTCGCCTTCGCGGCTCTATGACAGCGTCGCCGGCGAACTCGGCATGGCGCCGTCCGCGTATCGGAAAAAGGGCGAAGGGCTGCGCGTGCATTACGCGAGCGCCGCCACGGCGCTCGGCCAAGTGCTCGTTGCGGCAACCGACAAGGGCATTTGCCGCATCGCCTTCGGCGATGACGCCGTCGAACTCGCTCAATCGCTTCGGCACGCCTTCGCCAACGCCGAACTGGTGGAGGATCAAGCCCGCATCGCGCCTTTCATCGACCAAATCGACGCCTACCTGCGCGGCCGGCGCGAGACATTCGACCTGCCGCTCGATGTCAGCACGACGGCCTTTCGCCAGCGGGTATGGGACGCGCTGCGCCACATCCCTTACGGCGAAACGCGCAGCTACACGCAGATCGCCGAATTGCTGGGTGTCCCGCGCGCGGTGCGGGCCGTGGCGAGCGCGTGCGCGTCGAATCAGGTCGCCCTCGCCATTCCCTGTCACCGCGTCCTGCAAAAGGGCGGATCGCTCGCCGGCTATCGCTGGGGCCTTGCGCGCAAGGCGGCGTTGCTCGACGCCGAAGCGCGGCACGGCGGCGTCGAACAGGCGCCGGGCGAGCGCGGCGAGAATGGCGAAAACGGCGAAAACGCCCGGGTTCGCCGCAATCGCAACATCAACGACATGGACGACGCAGCTTGA
- a CDS encoding DNA-3-methyladenine glycosylase family protein, whose product MSTVLAVSFELPFKAPYDWTRVLRFFAGRATPGVEAIEDGTYRRAIEWDGASGTLCVARHARKHRLVVTIEGDASGYAEALAPHVATMFDVDADPAAIGRHLARDAWLAPLVEAAPGLRLPGAWSAFELVVRAIVGQQVSVKAATTLIGRLVVRAGRRIDDHPHPGTAWRFPSPAALANADLAQIGMPGKRVAALQGLARAVASGAVPIDDIHAARLPAAALADARAALLALPGIGPWTVEYIAMRAWRDVDAFPSTDLVLMQSIAARDPSLTRAPAQRVRTRTWRPYRAYAAMHLWNEIADRAGGVRGG is encoded by the coding sequence TTGAGCACCGTACTCGCCGTCAGTTTCGAATTGCCGTTCAAGGCACCCTACGACTGGACGCGCGTGCTGCGCTTCTTTGCCGGGCGCGCGACGCCCGGCGTCGAAGCGATCGAGGACGGTACCTACCGGCGCGCGATCGAGTGGGACGGCGCGAGCGGCACGCTCTGCGTGGCGCGCCATGCGCGCAAGCACCGTCTCGTCGTGACGATCGAAGGCGACGCAAGCGGCTATGCCGAAGCGCTCGCACCGCACGTCGCCACGATGTTCGACGTCGACGCAGACCCGGCCGCCATCGGCCGTCACCTCGCGCGCGATGCGTGGCTCGCGCCGCTCGTCGAGGCGGCGCCGGGCCTGCGCCTGCCCGGCGCCTGGTCGGCATTCGAACTCGTCGTGCGAGCGATCGTCGGCCAGCAGGTCAGCGTCAAAGCCGCGACGACGCTGATCGGCCGCCTCGTCGTCCGCGCGGGCCGGCGCATCGACGATCATCCGCATCCGGGCACGGCCTGGCGCTTCCCGAGCCCGGCCGCGCTCGCCAACGCCGATCTCGCGCAAATCGGCATGCCGGGTAAGCGCGTCGCCGCCCTGCAAGGGCTCGCCCGCGCCGTGGCCTCGGGCGCCGTGCCGATCGACGACATCCATGCCGCCCGCCTGCCGGCCGCCGCTTTGGCCGACGCGCGTGCTGCGCTGCTCGCGCTGCCGGGCATCGGCCCGTGGACGGTCGAATACATCGCGATGCGCGCATGGCGCGACGTCGACGCTTTTCCGTCCACCGACCTCGTCCTGATGCAGTCGATCGCCGCACGCGATCCCTCGCTCACGCGCGCCCCCGCTCAGCGGGTGCGCACGCGGACATGGCGCCCCTATCGCGCGTATGCGGCCATGCATCTCTGGAATGAAATCGCCGATCGAGCAGGCGGTGTCCGCGGCGGGTAG